Proteins from a genomic interval of Enterococcus faecium:
- the cysK gene encoding cysteine synthase A, whose translation MTAIYNSVTELIGKTPIVKLNKIVPEDSADVFVKLEFFNPGGSVKDRIALSMIEKAEHDGLLKPGDTIIEPTSGNTGIGLSMVGVAKGYKVIIVMPETMSIERRLLMKGYGAELILTPGADGISGSIREAERLAKENGYFLPLQFENEANPLVHEKTTGPEIHQAFGVNGLDAFVAGIGTGGTITGAGRELKRVYPKIELIGVEPAESAILEGKEAGPHKIQGIGTGFVPKTLDTSVYDKVLSISGDEAMETAREVGRKEGILVGISSGAAIAAALKVAKELGKCKKVLAVVPDNGERYLSTALYQEI comes from the coding sequence ATGACAGCTATCTATAACTCAGTCACCGAATTGATTGGCAAAACGCCAATCGTCAAATTAAATAAAATCGTACCAGAAGATTCAGCAGATGTTTTTGTAAAGCTTGAGTTTTTTAATCCAGGAGGAAGTGTAAAAGATCGTATTGCTTTAAGTATGATAGAAAAAGCAGAACACGATGGTCTACTGAAACCAGGTGATACTATCATTGAACCTACTTCTGGAAATACAGGAATCGGATTGTCGATGGTAGGAGTTGCAAAAGGATATAAAGTAATCATCGTGATGCCTGAGACGATGAGTATCGAAAGACGTTTATTGATGAAAGGGTACGGCGCAGAGTTGATTTTGACTCCTGGTGCGGATGGTATTTCTGGATCAATCAGAGAAGCAGAACGTTTGGCAAAAGAAAACGGCTACTTTTTACCATTACAATTTGAAAATGAAGCAAATCCTCTTGTGCATGAGAAGACGACTGGTCCTGAGATACATCAAGCATTTGGAGTAAATGGCTTGGACGCGTTTGTTGCAGGTATCGGTACAGGAGGAACGATCACTGGCGCTGGCCGAGAATTAAAACGTGTGTATCCGAAAATCGAATTAATCGGGGTAGAACCAGCAGAATCTGCTATTTTAGAAGGGAAAGAAGCGGGACCTCACAAAATCCAAGGAATCGGTACAGGTTTTGTTCCTAAAACACTGGATACTTCTGTGTATGATAAAGTCCTTTCTATTAGTGGAGACGAAGCGATGGAAACAGCTAGAGAAGTTGGGCGAAAAGAAGGGATTTTAGTAGGCATCTCATCTGGCGCTGCAATTGCTGCCGCGCTAAAAGTCGCAAAAGAATTAGGAAAATGCAAGAAGGTATTAGCTGTGGTTCCCGACAATGGTGAACGTTATTTATCTACAGCCCTTTACCAAGAGATATAA
- a CDS encoding glucosaminidase domain-containing protein has protein sequence MQELKTRSARHHRPKRKMVINKKAIAPLIGTSLLVGPMMVTAVPQHVHADEQGSQTVADPQAFIDQIGWSASEVAASNDLYASVMIAQALLESAYGTSGLASAPNYNLFGVKGSYNGQVVYMATKEYVNGQWVTMNEPFRKYSSYWESFQDHANVLRSTSFSTGDYHYAGVWKSNTTSFYDATAYLTGRYATDPNYGAKLNSLINTYNLTRFDTPSTGSATTTTSTTTTTTTTTSTSSSSTTDVNTNNGQTYTVVSGDTLWDIAQKFGMSVDDLMAKNGMSMSSYSLLVGQELNV, from the coding sequence ATGCAAGAGCTGAAGACCCGCAGTGCCCGGCACCATAGACCTAAAAGAAAAATGGTGATCAATAAAAAAGCGATTGCTCCTTTAATTGGAACGAGTCTTTTAGTTGGGCCGATGATGGTTACAGCGGTACCGCAACATGTTCATGCAGATGAACAAGGATCTCAAACAGTCGCTGATCCTCAAGCGTTTATCGATCAAATCGGCTGGTCTGCGTCAGAAGTTGCTGCAAGTAATGACTTGTATGCTTCAGTCATGATCGCTCAAGCGTTGTTGGAAAGTGCATATGGCACTTCCGGATTAGCTAGTGCGCCAAATTATAATCTATTCGGTGTGAAAGGAAGCTATAACGGACAGGTCGTTTATATGGCAACCAAAGAATATGTAAACGGACAATGGGTAACGATGAATGAGCCATTCCGAAAATATTCTTCTTATTGGGAATCCTTCCAAGACCATGCGAATGTTCTTCGTTCAACCAGTTTTTCCACGGGCGATTATCATTATGCTGGCGTGTGGAAAAGCAATACAACAAGTTTTTATGATGCAACAGCGTACTTGACAGGTCGTTATGCTACCGATCCAAATTATGGGGCCAAATTGAACTCATTGATTAATACTTATAATTTAACCCGTTTTGATACGCCATCAACAGGTTCGGCTACAACAACCACAAGTACAACAACAACGACTACTACGACGACTTCAACGTCATCATCTTCAACAACAGATGTAAATACAAATAATGGTCAGACATATACAGTCGTGTCAGGTGATACGCTATGGGATATTGCACAAAAATTTGGCATGTCTGTTGATGATCTAATGGCGAAAAATGGCATGTCTATGTCCAGTTATTCTTTATTAGTTGGTCAAGAACTAAACGTTTGA